The genomic stretch GAGCTTCTTCCAAATTCCCTGTCTTACGAGAAGATTCCACGGCAATTTGGAGGGCAGCAGCTTGATCTCTCATAAAACCTATTATAGCAAATATGTTAGAAGATTTTAAAGCGAGTTCGTGGGCTTGAATATAATTCTGAATTTTAAAGTGGTATTTAGCGAAAACAGCATATAGTTCTCCTAATTCTAGCGTTGTAGATAGTTCGGTTAATGATGCCATGTTTTGCGCTTTGCAAAGGTACTCATATGCTTCTTCGACTTGCTCAGTAAGTAGAAGAATTTCTGCGATTTTAGCATAAACAAAAACCACTCCTGCAGGATAGTTGTCCAATTCAAATTGGTTGGCACACTGAATCAGATCTTGAATTGCTTGAACAGGATTCTCTTTGTATGTAATGGATGCGGCCATCGTCACCTGAACACGACTAAATAATGAGTTGTTGTTCAGAGTTTGATATAAGGTCTTTGCTTGATCAAAGAATTCAGATGCTCTTTGAAAGTCATCTGTGTTTTTGTATGCAATACCTAACACATATAATGCATCGGCTAGTTTCCTTATGTCATTTATTTTTTTGTAATATGCCCCTGCCTTTTCAATATACGGGAGAGATTCACGAATACACCCTTTTCTGCGTAAGGTTAACCCAACATTGAATGAAATATAGGCTGCGAGATGATCGAATTCAATGAATCGGTTTATATAATCATAAGCGCGTTTGTAGTTGTAAAGCGCTTCCTCGGTTTCTTGCAATTCTGTATAGTTATTTCCGATCTTGTTTCTGATCCAAGCCAGTACATACGCATCGTGAAAATTGGAAGATTCAAGACTTAGAATCATTGGTTGCAAAATCGACAGAGCTTGGTCCGACAAGAGAGGAAGAAAGAGGGAAACGAGCGAAATACACGATAATTGGGGGAAATTACTCAGGCATCGTATGGGCGGTACTCTTACAATTACGAGCCAACCTACTCATCGGCAGGTGGATGAACCGCTATATGGCATTCGAAGACACAATGAGTGGCTACACGTAAAATTTGGACGGAGTGTCAGGCGTTCAAGCGAAATATTGAGCCTTGTACGAAGGATTAGTAATTTCGGGAGGGAAAAACATGCGGCCGCTGGCGAATAAAATTGTGCTTTCCTGCTGTCTGATTGCTGGCATTGGGTTATCAGTGTTCGCTGTGATCTCGTTACTTGCGACTGACTTCGAAATAAATAGAATAGCAATGATTGATTCTGTTGCACCAGACTTCGAGTTCGTCAAGGAGTCGGAGTACCTTACGACAGCAAATCAAGCAAGTATGGAAACCTACGGAACGTTAGCTGAAATGAATGATCGAGCGGTAATGATAGCTGAAGTGCAAATCATTGATCAACAGATCGAGAACATTTTGGAGGCTCCACCACTACCAGTAACATGGTCGGTGGCTGAGGTTAGAGAAGTTTATAAAGGGGATAACACGACTAAGTCAATTGTGATTGGCGAAATTGGAGGTATGGTGGATAGAGCGACTTCTAAAACGATTGAAAAAGAGTCCAATGGCATACCAATAAATAGCGAAAACGTTTATGAATATACAATTCAAGGTTCTCCTGTAATGAAAAAAGGTAACACGTACATTGTATTATTGGAACAAGGGACGAAAGAAAACACATATGCGATAGTTGGAACGGTGCAAGGGAAACTTCGGATCAGCGATACAACGAACAAAGGGGTTGTCACAATTGATCCGGAGATTTTTGCAAAACAGATGAATGAATTGTTCTGGTTCCAACGAAAGTTTGCAGGCAAAGATAAAGCGGATATTGCCGCAGCATTGAAGAATTATTGACAAAAGGTATCGGCAAAAGCCGAGGCCTTATTCGTGTGAATATCGGTTGTAATATCCTCAATATTAACGGTTGATATTTCCCCACTTCGAACGGACAATCTCTCCTAGAGGAGAGAAATCATGGTCAAGATTGGGGCGAGTTTCGTGTGGATTGGAACGGGAAGAAAAAACGTCGCTATGCGTTTGTCATGGTTTTGGGACTCTACCGCTCAATGTTCGTGGAATTCACAAAAGATCAACGGTTAGAAACTCTAATACGAAATTGGTGAATCTCAAGTGATCGTCGCTGGGACAGTATAAGAAACCTGGCCGAGCAAATGGTTCAATCCGAACTTTGAGCGCGGACAAAATATTTCCAATGTGATTCAGAGTGATGTTATAATTAATGTTGCAAAAGATATAAGGGGTTAACCTTACAGAACGAAAGAAGAGACTGTTGACATTGACAAAGGTCAAGTCGGTAACGCCGTTTGAAAATTAGAAGATTTTCCTGAATTTAACTACTTCCGTCGGAAATACCTGAGGAACTAAAAAATACTTGAAACTACCGAAAATGGCTGATCCGAAAAATCAACCTTAACACGTTGATTCTAATCAATATGCTTTGAAGACGTAGTTGTATCTACGTTGCATTGAGTATTGATCTTAACAGACTTTAGCCGCCCAATTCGAAACTCTGGGAAACGGGCGGTGTTTATTTTATAAAAAAGTAAGGAGAAGCATGATGGAAACGTCTTATTATGTCATTGGTGGTTTGATTGTACTGTCTATTTTGCTGGAAAGAGCATCGAAAAAGAAAAAGCGAAAAGGAAAACGCAGCAACAGCAATCGAAACGTTGCACCTAAAGTCAAAGCAACTTCCAGCCCTTCAACTGAAGTACGCGCAGATTCGGTCATTCTTCAAACCCCGCTGCAAGAACTTTCAGGATTCGAGTTTGAACGGCTGCTCGCGCTCTATTTTCGCGACCAAGGCTACAAAGTGGAGGAGACTGGTGTAGGTGGGAACGACGGTGGGGTTGATTTGGTTTTGATTGATCGAAGGGGGAGCGTACGGCGGTTCAGGCTAAGCGGTATGCGGATCATAATAAGGTACCAGTACAAACTGTGCGCGAATTGGTGGGAGCTAAGCGCAATCATAATTGTATCCTCACCCTTCTGATCACCACATCTGACTTGACAGAGCCTGCCAAGAAGGAGGCGGAGCAACTTCATGTGGATTTCTGGCACGGTGCTCATGTCGAACGAAAATTGGCCATATGGGGGAAATACAAGCCCAAAAAACAGAAGCAAAGAACGGCTCGTCAAGAAGTGGCCATTGCACGGGAAGTAATTTGTAAGTGCGGTCATTCGATGGTGATCCGCCAGAACAAGCAAGGTGTATCCTTTTATGGTTGCTCCCGTTTCCCGAATTGCCGGCATACAAAGTCAATCTAATTCGAGCAGCCTGTTTGCGTGAATCCTCTGATTAGCTAGTGCCGCGGGAGAGGTATGATCCCGTGATGCCAATCGGATTTTAACAGCTATCTTCGGTTTGACGAAATGACGAATCGAGGGTGCGTTCTTGTGTGATTACTAGGGGAGGAAGTTGAATGCGCAACTTTGCTGAAGAATTAGCCTACTGGTATTTTCGATTAAATGGCTTTTTCTTGATCGAGAACTACGTACTACATCGGCAGGGACATGAAATGCCTTACAACGCTGATATTGACTTACTAGGAGTTAGGCATAAATATTCCTATGAAGCAGTTGAGAGACGACAATTTGACCCAGACCCCAATCTGATGCGGCACTTTCAGCCGAATAAACACATCGGTATTCTGTGTGAGGTCAAGTCGGGAAATGCAACGCCAGCCAATATCAATCTCAGCAAAAAAGAACGATTGCTGTCGGCAGTTGAAAGGATTGGGTTCTTCTCACGTGATAAGTCTGATGCGATCGCCAGCGACCTCGTGCATAAAAAAACGTCAGCGGGTACCTATCATCAAGTTGGAAAAATATTACTTACAAAAGATGGTATCCAACGTGATGACTTTATCTGTTTGAAGCTTCTGGATGTTGAGCAGTTTCTCATTGCACATTTGCAAAAGAATTTGCGAGAAAAGGCGGGAGGGAAATTATTCTTTCCTGCAGGATTGATTCAGTATTTGATGTGGAAAGTGGAGGAAGGGCTAGGATAGAAGTTCGTCCAAGATCCATGAGTAGTGAATAGTTAGCATGGGCGAACCGAGGGATTGCCTTTTTTGCTTCCGTTCGACCACAGTCGTGGGAGAGATCAATATCATTCGAACTTTTCGAGTGAATCGATAACGAAATTTTTATAATTTATATATTTATATTACTATTGGGATGAGGGCGAGTACATGTTCCAACCACCAGTCCAGACGCAAAGCAGCTCTGTTCCCATCTCGACCCCGATTCAGGGGCAATCGGAAAGGCCAGCACAAAGCGGGCTTGAGCGGAGATCGCCAGGTGCTGACGGGGCACCGCTGTCAGCGGCTCATATCTTGCAACTGCAAAGAACGCACGGGAACCGAGCCGTCGCACAGATGCTACAAAAGCAAGATGATTTGCGTCAGAAGCAAGGGAACAGCTCTGACACACTGCAACCTAGATAGACTGTTACAGCCGATTCTAAATGACCGAAAGCTGACGCTATTGCCTGTCCTAAGGCTGACGGATATAATGACCACCATACCTATCCTAAAAAAGGAAAAGGACGCCTCCGAAAGATGTGCCACTGCTCCAACAGTAGCACCAGAGTCGTCCCCCAAATAACCATATGGTTATTGTATCAATTTATCAACTACAAGAAAAGCATGGTGTTTTTCGCACGGAGTGCAGAACAACATATTTGCCCAATATGTGAAGATGAATTGTACACAATCGGGAGCCTACATCTCACGCCATTTAGAATATGCAGGCGTTAACCGGGATCTTTTCACGAACGGTGCCATCGATGAGATTTATCGTTATTCGAGCGGTACGGTTCGCTTGGTGAACAAAGCGGCGACACATAGTCTGATCTACGGCGCAGCGAACAAGCACCGAATCATTGACGACCACATGATAAAGCGGGTGATTGCGGGAGAGTTGACTTGACTCTCTCGTTTTTCTTATTCTAATCGCTAGGCCATTTTATCCCTCAACCCTTGGACATTTGATGCAGTCAGTTCTCGGACATTACATGGCAGTAGTAACAGTAGGCATACGAAGTCAATCGATAAGGGTTCTTATCTCATTACAGAGAAACTTGCTCCATGATCAGTAACGCTTTTCTTCTTGCAGAAATCTGCATCTCCTGAAACATGTGATATCCTAGGTTAGGAATTGTATACATAAATTTGCAGAATAATTTGATCAAGACGACCGAACGAAAGGCCCCTGTAAACGAACTTCACAGGTGCTTGCCTATTTGCATCGGTGTCAATTTTTCCATCGTCGAATATAAAGTGTGAAGAAATACACATCCTATCAAGGCGTGGACTGAGCACTTGTGTTTACCCGTGACCGATGAAGGCAGACAAATCATTCGTAAAAGGAGATTGATTATGAGTTATCAAAAGATTATGGTAGCTGGTAGCGGCGTGCTTGGAAGCCAAATTGCCTATCAAACTGCCTTTAAGGGATTTTCTGTTACTGTGTATGATATAAACGACGAGGCGTTGGAGCGTGCAAAAGACAGAATCACGAAATTGAAACCCCTTTACCAAGCGGATTTGGGGACGACCGAGGAAGAAGTGAACGAAGCGTACGGTCGCATTTCCTTTTTTAATGATTTGTCAAAAGCAGTTGCTGATGCCGATCTGGTCATTGAAGCGATTCCTGAGATTGTTCAAGTCAAATTGGATTTTTACAAGGAATTAGGAAATGTAGCTCCTGACAAAACAGTTTTTGCGACGAATTCCTCTACTCTGTTACCCAGTCAATTTGCGGACGCGACAGGACGACCGGAAAAATTCTTAGCACTACACTTCGCCAATACAATTTGGAAAAACAACACTGCTGAAGTGATGAAACATCCTAGTACAGATCCGAAAGTGTTTGACGCTGTGATTGCATTCGCAAGAGCAATTGGAATGGTACCTTTACCGTTGTACAAAGAGCAGCCTGGTTACATTTTGAATTCGCTACTCGTTCCTTTTCTGGATGCGGCTCAGATGCTACTCGTAAATGAGATAGCAGATGCTGAAACGATCGACAAAACCTGGATGATCGCTACCGGAGCACCGCAGGGTCCGTTTGCCATCCTGGATGTCGTAGGCATTCGAACCGCTTATAACATCACACTTGCAAAAGCGAAGGCTACAGGCAACCAAGTGTATGAAAAAGTGGCGGAGATGCTCAAAACAGACTATCTCGATAAAGGGAAACTCGGCATCGAATCGGGACAAGGATTTTATAGCTATCCGAACCCAAGTTTTATGAAACCTGATTTTCTAAAGTCGTAATTACCTTTGCGTCCGCATCCATCGTGTCTGGGCTGAGC from Tumebacillus algifaecis encodes the following:
- a CDS encoding restriction endonuclease yields the protein METSYYVIGGLIVLSILLERASKKKKRKGKRSNSNRNVAPKVKATSSPSTEVRADSVILQTPLQELSGFEFERLLALYFRDQGYKVEETGVGGNDGGVDLVLIDRRGSVRRFRLSGMRIIIRYQYKLCANWWELSAIIIVSSPF
- a CDS encoding topoisomerase DNA-binding C4 zinc finger domain-containing protein translates to MVIRQNKQGVSFYGCSRFPNCRHTKSI
- a CDS encoding general secretion pathway protein, which gives rise to MQNNIFAQYVKMNCTQSGAYISRHLEYAGVNRDLFTNGAIDEIYRYSSGTVRLVNKAATHSLIYGAANKHRIIDDHMIKRVIAGELT
- a CDS encoding 3-hydroxyacyl-CoA dehydrogenase translates to MSYQKIMVAGSGVLGSQIAYQTAFKGFSVTVYDINDEALERAKDRITKLKPLYQADLGTTEEEVNEAYGRISFFNDLSKAVADADLVIEAIPEIVQVKLDFYKELGNVAPDKTVFATNSSTLLPSQFADATGRPEKFLALHFANTIWKNNTAEVMKHPSTDPKVFDAVIAFARAIGMVPLPLYKEQPGYILNSLLVPFLDAAQMLLVNEIADAETIDKTWMIATGAPQGPFAILDVVGIRTAYNITLAKAKATGNQVYEKVAEMLKTDYLDKGKLGIESGQGFYSYPNPSFMKPDFLKS